A single region of the Pseudomonas sp. VD-NE ins genome encodes:
- a CDS encoding FAD-dependent oxidoreductase, translating to MSLHRVALIADVPEERGLQVEIGDCKIVLLRTNGQIRAFQGECPHAGAPLADGALCHGRLICPWHKAAFRAEDGALCEPPALDSLKRYPLELRGDEVWVDDQPMPHPHTPPADDSRTFVIVGAGAAGTACAAALREKGFGGRIVMIDREAQAGYDRTVLSKFVLAGEMPSQETPPLREDDFYKAQRIERQPGEIRSIDAPNKTLHLSDGQSLRYDAAVLATGGEPNPLKLPGADLPQVFMLRAKAQAERIMNAAKPEQRAVIIGDSFIALECASALRQYGLDVTVLARHAIPFAAQFGEAVGKAIRALHEQNGVKFITEHAATEIIGDGKVEAVLLDNGLRLSADLVLAGVGVHPATEAFASLPKEKDQSLRVDDGMRVTEGVWAIGDIATFPLNGQLQRIEHWRLAQQHARIAAANMLGGDEHYLDVPFFWTWHFGKNYDYLGHAEHWDEVEFLGEPEQPPFIGLFGRNGVLVAAVACEKERTMALLAERMKQPLAMEEAWTLVRDYA from the coding sequence ATGTCCCTGCACCGTGTCGCCCTTATTGCCGATGTCCCTGAAGAGCGTGGCCTGCAAGTTGAAATCGGCGACTGCAAGATTGTGCTGTTGCGCACCAATGGCCAGATACGTGCCTTTCAGGGCGAATGCCCACATGCCGGGGCGCCGCTGGCTGACGGTGCGTTGTGTCACGGACGCCTGATCTGCCCGTGGCACAAGGCTGCGTTTCGGGCGGAGGATGGCGCGCTGTGCGAGCCACCGGCCCTCGACAGCCTCAAGCGCTACCCGCTAGAGCTGCGTGGCGATGAGGTTTGGGTCGATGATCAGCCGATGCCGCATCCGCATACACCTCCAGCGGATGATTCGCGCACTTTTGTGATCGTCGGTGCCGGCGCAGCAGGTACGGCGTGCGCGGCGGCGTTGCGGGAGAAGGGCTTTGGTGGCCGGATCGTGATGATCGATCGCGAGGCGCAGGCCGGTTACGACCGTACAGTGCTGAGCAAGTTTGTCCTCGCCGGGGAGATGCCCTCACAAGAAACACCGCCGCTGCGGGAGGATGACTTCTATAAAGCGCAGCGCATTGAACGCCAACCAGGCGAGATCAGATCAATCGATGCGCCGAACAAAACCCTGCACCTTAGCGACGGTCAGTCTCTGCGCTACGACGCGGCGGTGCTCGCGACCGGCGGCGAGCCCAATCCGTTGAAGTTGCCCGGCGCCGACTTGCCGCAGGTATTCATGCTGCGCGCCAAAGCCCAGGCAGAACGCATCATGAACGCCGCCAAACCGGAGCAACGCGCCGTGATCATCGGTGACAGCTTCATCGCCCTCGAATGCGCCTCGGCTCTGCGCCAATACGGCCTCGACGTCACGGTACTCGCGCGCCACGCCATACCGTTCGCGGCTCAGTTCGGCGAGGCCGTGGGCAAGGCGATCCGCGCCCTGCACGAACAGAACGGGGTGAAATTCATCACCGAGCACGCAGCCACCGAGATCATCGGCGACGGCAAGGTCGAGGCGGTGCTGCTGGACAATGGCCTGCGTCTTTCGGCGGATCTGGTGCTGGCCGGGGTCGGCGTGCACCCGGCCACCGAGGCATTCGCATCACTGCCGAAAGAAAAAGATCAGTCATTGCGCGTCGATGACGGCATGCGCGTCACCGAAGGCGTATGGGCCATCGGCGATATCGCCACGTTCCCGTTGAACGGCCAGTTGCAACGTATCGAGCACTGGCGCCTGGCTCAGCAGCACGCACGCATCGCTGCTGCCAACATGCTCGGTGGCGATGAACATTACCTCGACGTACCGTTCTTCTGGACCTGGCACTTCGGCAAGAATTACGACTATCTTGGGCATGCCGAACATTGGGATGAGGTGGAGTTTCTTGGCGAACCCGAGCAACCGCCGTTCATTGGTCTGTTCGGTAGAAACGGTGTGCTGGTTGCTGCAGTCGCTTGCGAGAAGGAACGGACGATGGCGCTGCTGGCCGAGCGAATGAAGCAACCGCTGGCAATGGAAGAGGCCTGGACACTGGTCCGCGATTACGCTTGA
- a CDS encoding YbhB/YbcL family Raf kinase inhibitor-like protein codes for MTRLTSLNPWLAALAVTLCVQFPAQAQERFTLNIPGVSDNRLFTSAAASDAPGCGGKNQSPALSWNAGPAATQSYAIVMHDPDGQKGLGVDHWIHYGIKATTHQIAAGVGAKSAFEGVGGTNSKGNTHYMGPCPPVGDSAHHYIIQIYALDLAPDALPAGLTRAELMEKIKGHVLRNSSAVRRYHR; via the coding sequence ATGACCCGATTGACCTCTCTCAACCCATGGCTGGCGGCCCTCGCCGTCACCCTTTGCGTGCAGTTTCCGGCGCAGGCCCAAGAGCGTTTCACCCTGAACATCCCGGGTGTTTCCGATAACCGCCTGTTCACCTCGGCAGCCGCCAGCGATGCCCCCGGTTGCGGCGGCAAGAACCAGTCGCCGGCCCTGAGCTGGAATGCCGGCCCCGCCGCGACCCAGAGTTACGCGATCGTCATGCACGATCCTGACGGCCAGAAAGGCCTGGGAGTCGATCACTGGATTCACTACGGCATCAAAGCCACCACACACCAGATTGCGGCGGGCGTCGGGGCGAAATCCGCCTTCGAGGGTGTTGGCGGCACCAACAGCAAGGGCAACACCCATTACATGGGGCCGTGCCCGCCAGTGGGCGACAGTGCGCACCACTACATCATCCAGATCTACGCACTGGATCTGGCACCAGACGCCTTGCCCGCCGGTCTGACCCGCGCCGAGCTGATGGAAAAAATCAAAGGCCATGTGCTGCGTAACAGCAGTGCGGTGCGGCGTTATCACCGCTGA
- a CDS encoding VWA domain-containing protein — MSLALLRPVAVAVLLALTGCGASSTPDSAAVPAPAQPEVLVQQEAVMADSSMAKRALYKMPNAGSAPMPLSESYPQGYRDEQREQYQTLADNPIHSVAETPVSTFSADVDTGAYANVRRLLNQGRLPPEGAVRLEEMVNYFPYDYALPSDGSPFGVTTELAASPWNPRTRLLRIGIKASERAVTELAPANLVFLVDVSGSMDRREGLPMVKSTLKLLVDQLRDQDRVSLVVYAGESRVVLEPTSGREKAKIRTAIEQLTAGGSTAGASGIELAYQMAQQAFIPKGINRILLATDGDFNVGVSDFDSLKQMAVDKRKTGISLTTLGFGVDNYNEHLMEQLADAGDGNYAYIDNLREARKVLVDQLSSTLAVVAKNVKLQVEFNPAQVSEYRLLGYENRALQREDFSNDKVDAGEIGAGHTVTALYEIVPAGEKGWLEPLRYGKSEPVVSGKNGELAMLRVRYQQPEGGKSLLIERPIANQVAPASEDLRFAAAVAAFSQQLKDGRYTGDFSLKDTETLARGARGDDRFGLRNEFVQLVELAQSLRSSTAANVQPTEQRIE; from the coding sequence ATGTCACTTGCTCTTTTGCGTCCTGTTGCGGTTGCTGTGCTGCTGGCGCTCACCGGTTGCGGTGCTTCGTCCACACCCGATTCCGCTGCTGTGCCAGCGCCGGCGCAGCCTGAGGTGCTGGTTCAGCAGGAAGCCGTGATGGCTGACAGCTCAATGGCCAAACGCGCGCTGTACAAGATGCCTAATGCGGGCAGTGCGCCGATGCCGTTGAGTGAAAGTTATCCACAAGGCTATCGCGACGAGCAGCGCGAGCAGTATCAGACGTTGGCCGATAACCCGATCCACAGCGTCGCCGAGACGCCGGTTTCTACGTTCAGTGCCGACGTCGACACGGGCGCTTATGCCAACGTCCGTCGCCTGCTCAATCAGGGACGTTTGCCACCGGAAGGCGCGGTAAGGCTGGAGGAAATGGTCAATTACTTCCCTTATGACTACGCGTTGCCGAGCGACGGCTCGCCGTTTGGCGTGACCACAGAACTGGCCGCTTCGCCATGGAACCCGCGCACCCGCTTGCTGCGCATCGGTATCAAGGCATCCGAGCGCGCGGTGACAGAACTGGCCCCGGCCAATCTGGTATTTCTGGTCGACGTGTCCGGCTCGATGGACCGCCGCGAAGGCCTGCCGATGGTCAAAAGCACGCTGAAATTACTGGTCGATCAATTGCGCGATCAGGATCGCGTTTCGCTGGTGGTGTATGCCGGTGAATCGAGAGTGGTGCTGGAGCCGACTTCCGGACGCGAGAAAGCGAAAATTCGTACAGCTATCGAACAATTGACTGCCGGCGGTTCGACTGCTGGCGCGTCAGGCATCGAGTTAGCCTATCAAATGGCACAACAAGCTTTTATTCCCAAAGGCATCAACCGCATCCTCTTGGCCACCGATGGCGACTTCAATGTCGGCGTCAGCGACTTCGACAGCCTCAAGCAAATGGCTGTGGATAAACGCAAAACCGGGATTTCGCTGACGACCCTGGGTTTTGGTGTGGATAACTACAATGAACACCTGATGGAACAACTGGCCGACGCTGGCGACGGTAACTACGCCTACATCGACAACCTGCGCGAGGCACGCAAAGTATTGGTGGATCAGTTGAGTTCGACCCTCGCCGTGGTGGCAAAAAACGTCAAACTGCAGGTGGAATTCAACCCGGCGCAGGTCAGCGAATATCGCCTGCTCGGCTACGAAAACCGTGCGTTGCAGCGTGAGGATTTCAGCAATGACAAAGTCGATGCCGGCGAAATCGGCGCAGGGCACACGGTGACCGCACTGTATGAAATTGTTCCGGCAGGCGAGAAGGGCTGGCTGGAGCCGCTGCGTTACGGCAAGTCGGAGCCGGTTGTTTCCGGGAAGAACGGAGAATTGGCGATGCTGCGTGTGCGTTATCAACAGCCTGAAGGTGGGAAAAGTCTGCTGATCGAGCGGCCCATCGCCAATCAGGTCGCGCCTGCCAGCGAAGACCTGCGCTTTGCCGCTGCCGTTGCTGCGTTTTCCCAACAGCTTAAGGACGGTCGCTATACCGGCGACTTCAGCCTGAAAGATACGGAGACACTGGCCCGTGGCGCTCGTGGCGATGATCGCTTTGGCCTGCGCAACGAGTTCGTGCAACTGGTCGAGCTGGCGCAGAGCCTGCGCAGCTCAACCGCAGCGAACGTACAGCCCACTGAGCAACGGATTGAATAA
- a CDS encoding RNA polymerase sigma factor: protein MFASADSSTASSDESLLARYREGDGAAFEILYARHRQGLYRFLLGLSGKPELADEVFQETWLSLIRSASQPQGRATFRTWLFQIARNRLIDHWRKHGARQPLHDSYDEQNHAVSDEMHDPEQLLTLSRDSQRLESALQTLPADQREVFLLRAHGDLDLAQIASLTEAPLETVKSRLRYAQQKLRRLLAEEVLT, encoded by the coding sequence CTGTTTGCCTCGGCAGACAGCTCAACCGCCAGCAGCGATGAGTCGCTGCTGGCGCGTTATCGCGAGGGCGACGGCGCCGCGTTCGAGATCTTGTATGCCCGCCATCGCCAAGGCTTATACCGGTTTCTACTCGGATTGAGCGGCAAACCGGAACTGGCCGACGAAGTATTTCAGGAGACCTGGCTGAGCCTGATTCGCAGCGCCAGTCAGCCGCAAGGACGGGCGACATTTCGTACATGGCTATTCCAGATTGCGCGTAATCGCCTGATCGATCACTGGCGTAAACACGGCGCCCGGCAACCGCTGCACGACAGCTACGACGAGCAAAATCACGCGGTCAGCGATGAGATGCACGATCCCGAACAATTGCTCACTCTCAGCCGTGACAGCCAGCGCCTGGAAAGTGCCCTGCAAACCCTGCCCGCCGACCAGCGCGAAGTGTTCCTGCTGCGCGCCCACGGCGACCTCGACCTGGCACAAATCGCCAGCCTCACCGAAGCACCGCTGGAAACCGTCAAAAGCCGCTTGCGCTACGCCCAGCAAAAACTGCGTCGGCTGCTGGCCGAGGAGGTACTGACATGA
- the gabD gene encoding NADP-dependent succinate-semialdehyde dehydrogenase, whose translation MQLKDTLLFRQQAFIDGAWVDADNGQTIKVNNPATGEILGTVPKMGAAETRRAIEAADKALPAWRALTAKERAGKLRRWFELMIENQDDLARLMTLEQGKPLAEAKGEIVYAASFIEWFAEEAKRIYGDVIPGHQPDKRLIVIKQPIGVTAAITPWNFPAAMITRKAGPALAAGCTMVLKPASQTPFSAFALAELAQRAGIPAGVFSVVSGSAGDIGSELTSNPIVRKLSFTGSTEIGRQLMSECAKDIKKVSLELGGNAPFIVFDDADLDKAVEGAIISKYRNNGQTCVCANRLYIQDSVYDAFAEKLKVAVAKLKIGNGLEDGTTTGPLIDEKAVAKVQEHIADAVSKGATVLAGGKAMEGNFFEPTILTNVPKNAAVAKEETFGPLAPLFRFKDEAEVIAMSNDTEFGLASYFYARDLGRVFRVAEALEYGMVGVNTGLISNEVAPFGGIKASGLGREGSKYGIEDYLEIKYLCLGI comes from the coding sequence ATGCAGCTTAAAGACACCCTGTTGTTCCGCCAGCAAGCCTTCATTGATGGCGCTTGGGTCGATGCGGACAACGGTCAGACGATCAAGGTCAACAACCCGGCCACCGGCGAAATTCTCGGTACCGTGCCAAAAATGGGCGCCGCCGAAACCCGCCGTGCCATTGAAGCTGCTGACAAAGCGCTGCCGGCCTGGCGTGCCCTGACCGCCAAAGAGCGCGCCGGCAAGCTGCGTCGCTGGTTCGAACTGATGATCGAGAACCAGGACGACCTCGCGCGCCTGATGACCCTCGAGCAAGGCAAGCCGCTGGCCGAAGCCAAGGGCGAAATCGTTTACGCCGCTTCGTTCATCGAGTGGTTCGCCGAAGAAGCCAAGCGTATCTACGGTGACGTGATTCCGGGCCACCAGCCAGACAAGCGCCTGATCGTGATCAAGCAGCCAATCGGCGTGACCGCAGCTATCACTCCGTGGAACTTCCCGGCGGCAATGATCACCCGTAAAGCCGGCCCGGCATTGGCCGCCGGTTGCACCATGGTGCTCAAGCCTGCTTCGCAAACTCCGTTCTCCGCATTCGCACTGGCCGAACTGGCTCAGCGCGCGGGCATTCCTGCGGGCGTGTTCAGCGTGGTCTCCGGCAGCGCCGGCGACATCGGCAGCGAGCTGACCAGCAACCCGATCGTGCGCAAACTATCCTTCACCGGTTCGACCGAAATCGGTCGTCAGCTGATGTCGGAATGCGCCAAGGACATCAAGAAAGTCTCGCTGGAACTGGGCGGCAACGCGCCGTTCATCGTGTTCGACGACGCGGACCTGGATAAGGCCGTCGAAGGCGCGATCATTTCCAAGTACCGCAACAACGGCCAGACCTGCGTCTGCGCCAACCGTCTGTACATTCAGGATTCGGTCTACGACGCGTTCGCCGAGAAGCTGAAAGTGGCTGTGGCCAAACTGAAGATCGGCAACGGTCTGGAAGACGGCACCACCACTGGCCCGCTGATCGACGAAAAAGCCGTGGCCAAGGTGCAAGAGCACATTGCTGACGCCGTCTCCAAAGGCGCCACCGTGCTGGCTGGCGGCAAGGCGATGGAAGGCAACTTCTTCGAGCCGACCATCCTCACCAACGTGCCGAAAAATGCCGCCGTGGCCAAGGAAGAAACCTTCGGTCCTCTGGCGCCGCTGTTCCGCTTCAAAGACGAAGCCGAAGTGATCGCGATGTCCAACGACACCGAGTTCGGTCTGGCTTCGTACTTCTATGCTCGCGACCTCGGTCGTGTGTTCCGTGTCGCTGAAGCGCTGGAATACGGCATGGTCGGCGTCAACACCGGGCTGATCTCCAACGAAGTCGCGCCGTTCGGCGGCATCAAGGCCTCGGGCCTGGGCCGTGAAGGCTCCAAGTACGGCATCGAAGATTACCTGGAAATCAAATACCTCTGCCTGGGCATCTAA
- the gabT gene encoding 4-aminobutyrate--2-oxoglutarate transaminase, producing the protein MSKTNAELMARRTAAVPRGVGQIHPIFAESAKNATVTDVEGREFIDFAGGIAVLNTGHVHPKIIAAVTEQLNKLTHTCFQVLAYEPYVELCEKINAKVPGDFAKKTLLVTTGSEAVENAVKIARAATGRAGVIAFTGAYHGRTMMTLGLTGKVVPYSAGMGLMPGGIFRALYPNELHGVSIDDSIASIERIFKNDAEPKDIAAIIIEPVQGEGGFYVAPKEFMKRLRALCDQHGILLIADEVQTGAGRTGTFFAMEQMGVAADLTTFAKSIAGGFPLAGVCGKAEYMDAIAPGGLGGTYAGSPIACAAALAVMEVFEEEQLLDRCKAVGERLVTGLKAIQAKYPVIGEVRALGAMIAVELFENGDSHKPNAAAVASVVAKARDKGLILLSCGTYGNVLRVLVPLTSPDEQLDKGLAIIEECFSEL; encoded by the coding sequence ATGAGCAAGACTAACGCTGAACTGATGGCCCGTCGTACCGCAGCTGTTCCACGTGGTGTTGGCCAGATTCACCCGATCTTCGCTGAATCGGCGAAGAACGCTACCGTGACTGACGTTGAAGGTCGTGAGTTCATCGACTTCGCTGGCGGCATCGCGGTACTGAACACCGGCCACGTGCACCCGAAAATCATCGCCGCCGTGACCGAACAGCTGAACAAGCTGACCCACACTTGCTTCCAGGTATTGGCTTACGAGCCGTACGTTGAGCTGTGCGAAAAAATCAACGCCAAGGTGCCAGGTGATTTCGCCAAGAAAACCTTGCTGGTCACCACCGGTTCCGAAGCCGTCGAAAACGCCGTGAAAATCGCTCGCGCCGCCACTGGCCGCGCTGGCGTGATCGCCTTCACCGGCGCCTACCACGGTCGCACCATGATGACTTTGGGTCTGACCGGTAAAGTCGTGCCGTACTCGGCCGGCATGGGCCTGATGCCAGGCGGCATCTTCCGCGCGCTGTACCCGAACGAACTGCACGGCGTGAGCATCGACGATTCGATCGCTTCCATCGAACGCATCTTCAAGAACGACGCCGAGCCGAAAGACATCGCCGCGATCATCATCGAGCCGGTACAGGGCGAAGGTGGTTTCTACGTTGCGCCGAAGGAATTCATGAAACGTCTGCGTGCCCTGTGCGACCAGCACGGCATCCTGCTGATCGCTGACGAAGTACAGACTGGCGCTGGCCGTACCGGTACGTTCTTCGCCATGGAGCAGATGGGCGTTGCTGCCGACCTGACCACCTTCGCCAAATCCATCGCTGGCGGCTTCCCGCTGGCCGGTGTTTGCGGCAAGGCTGAATACATGGACGCCATCGCACCAGGCGGCCTGGGCGGCACCTACGCCGGTAGCCCGATCGCTTGCGCCGCTGCTTTGGCCGTAATGGAAGTGTTCGAAGAAGAGCAACTGCTGGACCGCTGCAAGGCTGTTGGCGAGCGTCTGGTCACTGGCCTGAAAGCTATCCAGGCCAAGTACCCGGTCATCGGCGAAGTCCGTGCCCTGGGCGCGATGATCGCGGTCGAGCTGTTCGAAAACGGCGACAGCCACAAGCCAAACGCTGCTGCAGTAGCGTCGGTTGTGGCCAAGGCGCGCGACAAGGGGCTGATCCTGCTGTCCTGCGGCACCTACGGCAACGTTCTGCGCGTCCTGGTACCGCTGACCTCGCCGGACGAGCAACTGGACAAAGGTCTGGCAATCATCGAAGAGTGCTTCTCCGAGCTCTGA
- a CDS encoding response regulator, whose protein sequence is MTAVDLPAVPRVLIAEADPWSRDLLKQVLLNVRCDARLDLCADGQQAMSMLSEIPYDLAIVDWELPGVDGLSVLRSVRQRKRNPPLPFILMSSRNDSASVREAVPLAPTAYLTKPLNMENLTERLQGLLLNAGEEVFCEVPALAPGMTLSVFLERRREQADGAPLMTDVQVAVKRSLNPNGLDLKLLEDEIKTDPQITAVLIAAANSAAQHHGAPVQTLAQALHRLGTGQSMNLILGLALKRSARLSDPCLADYAERYWGLSLHTAEYARTLARLLDLDQERCYCAGMLHRLGDLALLRCLQEWQQAGGALDELEEVGEALAEFGAAYGSALRTRWRLPLELRELIASVYQLGGGVYSREALVMNMAAQMAHLTEHEGVEELAKSRTARLLKIGLPELMRMRK, encoded by the coding sequence ATGACTGCCGTTGATTTACCCGCCGTACCGCGAGTGCTGATTGCCGAGGCTGATCCGTGGTCTCGCGATCTGCTCAAACAAGTGTTGCTGAACGTGCGTTGCGATGCGCGGCTGGACCTGTGTGCCGATGGCCAGCAAGCCATGTCGATGCTCAGCGAAATTCCTTATGACCTGGCCATCGTCGATTGGGAGCTACCCGGCGTCGATGGCTTGAGCGTGTTGCGCAGCGTGCGGCAGCGCAAACGCAATCCGCCGCTGCCGTTCATTCTGATGAGCAGCCGCAACGACAGTGCCAGTGTGCGCGAAGCGGTTCCACTGGCACCGACGGCGTATCTGACCAAACCACTGAACATGGAAAACCTGACCGAGCGTTTGCAGGGCTTGTTGCTGAATGCCGGTGAAGAGGTGTTCTGTGAGGTGCCGGCATTGGCGCCGGGCATGACCTTGTCGGTGTTTCTTGAACGACGCCGCGAGCAAGCCGACGGCGCGCCATTGATGACTGATGTGCAGGTTGCCGTCAAACGCAGTCTCAATCCCAATGGCCTCGATCTGAAGCTGCTGGAAGATGAAATCAAAACCGATCCACAGATCACGGCTGTGCTGATCGCTGCGGCTAACAGCGCGGCGCAGCACCATGGCGCGCCGGTGCAAACACTGGCTCAAGCCCTGCATCGCCTGGGCACCGGGCAGAGCATGAATTTGATTCTGGGGCTGGCGCTCAAGCGCAGCGCCAGGCTCAGTGATCCGTGTCTGGCTGATTACGCCGAGCGTTATTGGGGATTGTCGCTACACACTGCGGAATATGCGCGTACGTTGGCGCGGCTTCTCGATCTCGATCAGGAGCGCTGTTACTGCGCGGGCATGCTGCATCGCTTGGGTGATCTGGCGTTGCTGCGTTGTCTGCAGGAATGGCAGCAGGCCGGCGGTGCGCTGGATGAACTGGAGGAAGTCGGCGAGGCGCTGGCCGAGTTTGGCGCGGCGTATGGTTCGGCGTTGCGTACTCGCTGGCGATTGCCGCTGGAGCTGCGTGAGCTGATTGCGTCGGTTTACCAGCTCGGTGGCGGCGTGTATTCCCGTGAGGCGCTGGTGATGAACATGGCGGCGCAGATGGCGCATCTGACCGAGCATGAAGGCGTTGAGGAACTGGCAAAGAGTCGCACGGCAAGGTTGCTTAAAATCGGCTTGCCGGAGTTGATGCGGATGCGCAAATAA
- a CDS encoding sensor domain-containing diguanylate cyclase: protein MVNNNQKDSSLPQWPEAAQTLMALMHAQGEVARLSEREQLFSSLLVSVNAVLWAFNWETRQVLYVSPAYERIFGRSAGLLLADYNQWRDSIYPDDLEYAERSLAEVLHKGAVEDREYRIIAADGQVRWLSDKCFINRQDEPGQPVIIVGIAEDITDKKQMETELHRLATTDVLTQSSNRRHFFECANREFEEARVQGSPMAFLLLDIDDFKVINDSYGHPEGDNVLQRVAECGRGSLRRGDLFGRIGGEEFAAVFPGCAPDMAMQVAERLQQEIQRLSFSHDGQTYGITVSQGLTSLTEADESLDNLFARADAAMYEAKRQGKNRIISA, encoded by the coding sequence ATGGTCAACAACAATCAAAAAGACTCATCCCTCCCGCAGTGGCCCGAGGCCGCGCAAACCCTCATGGCGTTGATGCACGCCCAAGGCGAAGTCGCTCGGCTAAGCGAACGCGAGCAGCTGTTCAGCTCCTTGCTGGTCAGCGTCAACGCCGTACTTTGGGCTTTCAACTGGGAAACCCGTCAGGTGCTGTACGTCAGCCCCGCCTACGAACGGATTTTCGGTCGCTCCGCCGGCCTGCTGCTCGCCGACTACAACCAATGGCGCGACAGCATCTACCCCGACGACCTGGAATACGCCGAACGCAGCCTCGCTGAAGTCCTGCACAAAGGCGCGGTGGAAGATCGCGAATACCGAATCATTGCCGCCGACGGTCAGGTGCGCTGGCTCAGCGATAAGTGCTTCATCAACCGTCAGGACGAGCCTGGGCAACCGGTGATCATCGTCGGCATCGCCGAGGACATTACTGACAAGAAGCAGATGGAAACCGAACTGCATCGCTTGGCGACCACCGACGTGCTGACGCAAAGCAGCAACCGCCGCCACTTTTTCGAATGCGCCAACCGCGAGTTCGAAGAGGCGCGTGTGCAGGGTTCACCCATGGCGTTTTTGCTGCTCGATATCGATGACTTTAAAGTGATCAACGACAGTTACGGCCACCCCGAAGGCGACAACGTGTTGCAGCGGGTCGCCGAGTGCGGGCGCGGTTCGTTACGTCGCGGTGATCTGTTCGGGCGGATTGGCGGGGAAGAGTTTGCGGCGGTGTTTCCGGGTTGCGCACCGGACATGGCCATGCAGGTGGCTGAACGGCTGCAGCAGGAGATTCAGCGGTTGAGCTTCAGCCATGACGGCCAGACATACGGCATCACTGTCAGCCAGGGATTGACCAGTCTGACCGAGGCAGACGAAAGCCTCGACAACCTGTTCGCCCGCGCGGATGCGGCGATGTATGAGGCCAAACGGCAGGGCAAGAACCGGATTATTTCTGCCTGA
- the desA gene encoding delta-9 fatty acid desaturase DesA, with product MWYEGFLGLSAWSLVAVTLLMTHVTIVAVTVYLHRYSAHRSLELNAGLKHFFRFWLWLTTAQNTREWTAIHRKHHAKCETEDDPHSPVIKGLSTVLRTGAELYRAEAQNPETLRIYGKNCPEDWIERNVYSRYPLLGVAIMGVIDLLLFGTIGITIWAIQMMWIPVWAAGVINGLGHAVGYRNFECRDAATNLVPWGILIGGEELHNNHHTYPNSAKLSVKKWEFDLGWAWIKVFSFLRLAKVQRVAPIAHRVEGKGSLDMDTAMAILNNRFQIMAQYRKLVIGPLVKQELAKVDHSVRHQFHRAKRLLSRETSLLEDRHHLRIQTMLEHSQALKVIYEKRLALQQIWVKTSANGHDMLAAIKEWIHEAEASGIQSLREFADQLKTYSLRPAAV from the coding sequence ATGTGGTACGAAGGTTTTCTTGGCTTGTCGGCCTGGTCTCTGGTCGCAGTCACCCTGCTGATGACCCACGTGACAATTGTCGCCGTCACGGTCTATCTGCACCGCTACTCGGCCCATCGCTCGCTGGAGCTGAATGCTGGCCTGAAGCACTTTTTCCGTTTCTGGCTGTGGCTGACCACGGCGCAGAACACCCGCGAGTGGACCGCCATCCACCGTAAACACCACGCCAAATGCGAAACCGAAGATGACCCGCACAGCCCGGTCATCAAGGGTTTGTCGACGGTACTGCGCACCGGCGCCGAGCTGTATCGCGCCGAAGCGCAGAATCCGGAAACCCTGCGCATCTACGGCAAGAACTGCCCCGAAGACTGGATCGAACGCAACGTCTACAGCCGCTACCCGCTGCTGGGCGTGGCAATCATGGGCGTCATCGACCTGCTGCTGTTCGGCACCATCGGCATCACCATCTGGGCGATCCAGATGATGTGGATCCCGGTGTGGGCCGCTGGCGTGATCAACGGTCTGGGCCATGCCGTCGGCTATCGCAACTTCGAATGCCGCGACGCAGCGACCAATCTGGTGCCTTGGGGCATCCTGATCGGCGGCGAAGAACTGCACAACAACCATCACACCTACCCTAACTCGGCCAAGCTGTCGGTGAAGAAGTGGGAGTTCGACCTCGGTTGGGCGTGGATCAAAGTCTTCAGCTTCCTGCGTCTGGCCAAGGTTCAGCGTGTAGCGCCAATTGCCCACCGCGTCGAAGGCAAGGGCAGTCTGGACATGGACACTGCCATGGCGATCCTCAACAACCGCTTCCAGATCATGGCCCAGTACCGCAAATTGGTGATCGGCCCGCTGGTCAAGCAAGAGCTGGCGAAGGTCGATCATTCGGTGCGTCACCAATTCCACCGCGCCAAGCGTTTGTTGTCGCGGGAAACCAGCCTGCTGGAAGATCGCCATCACTTGCGCATCCAGACCATGCTCGAGCACAGCCAGGCACTGAAGGTAATTTACGAAAAACGCCTGGCCCTGCAGCAGATCTGGGTCAAGACCAGCGCAAATGGCCACGACATGCTCGCCGCCATCAAAGAGTGGATTCACGAGGCAGAAGCCAGTGGTATCCAGTCCCTGCGTGAATTCGCTGACCAGCTGAAAACCTACTCGCTGCGCCCTGCAGCGGTCTGA